The following are from one region of the Littorina saxatilis isolate snail1 linkage group LG2, US_GU_Lsax_2.0, whole genome shotgun sequence genome:
- the LOC138958322 gene encoding protein artichoke-like: MKMMNRIGFVLVWFLVGSRSRAQIGTLVGCSDTQVTSLSDVDISGVDVSDVILLDLSYNQQLEWRSGSLSGLSCLRHLNLSHNDLPELDRHAFQGLEELETLDLSYNNLNALTSRTFANLPHLQRLLLDHNQVSSLGTDVFENLTHLRHLDLGHNHLQVLYNNTFSSLAHLNWLGLGSNRLQRLEAGAMTGLDRLINLDLSDNKLKLTSSVYPARVFASLGQLQLLHLEYNDDDPNGEYPDNVFSDLVSLTLLSIDTFGEVHFGRDFAALRSIHTLDLSKNCQINRILNTSFEGFKNSTLSFINFQFCSLQIEACAFCELPALDRLWFMGSHFQTPNHILESLYGLQHQTVTEIKLHGNGDYLPFYHVIDSHSARYLRNICVMNFTMSSCNIQRVAGNALTVQNTPFFRCVEHIDVSMNAIIGDSSTLLRMMMSDGPLRSLALQDQIRFTITGAQCLVSQDFRCKDYFRNGGYDENTYTMGFLTPMNISYLNMSSIFPHLNPLPVNWTFPSAKHLKTLDLSYLGFANCRMTFYGLENLETLSLDGNYCYNMTEQMFDFLDSLTKLSLSNLGLNPQFLKSRGWRLFQNVDQLQFLDLSRNELFFTDPAMLRVQRRLKELDFSYNRLQKVPVNLDNHGDLRMLDLSHNSLSTLTSSERSALDSLAGRHAFRLYVFLSLRTIMV, encoded by the coding sequence ATGAAAATGATGAATAGAATCGGGTTTGTGTTGGTTTGGTTTCTTGTCGGGTCGAGGAGCAGAGCTCAAATCGGAACCCTGGTGGGCTGCAGTGACACGCAAGTTACGTCACTCTCGGACGTAGATATCTCCGGCGTAGATGTCTCTGACGTCATACTTCTGGACTTGAGTTATAACCAGCAGTTAGAGTGGCGTTCCGGTTCCCTTTCTGGTCTCTCCTGCTTACGTCACTTGAACCTCAGTCACAACGATCTGCCGGAACTAGACCGGCACGCGTTTCAAGGACTGGAAGAGTTGGAGACTTTGGACCTGAGCTATAACAACCTGAACGCACTGACCAGCCGGACATTTGCCAACCTTCCGCACCTACAACGACTGTTGCTTGACCACAACCAGGTGTCCAGCCTCGGGACGGACGTCTTTGAGAACCTGACTCACCTCCGTCACCTGGATCTAGGCCACAACCACCTGCAGGTCTTGTACAACAACACCTTCTCCAGTCTCGCTCACCTCAACTGGCTGGGGCTGGGGTCCAACCGCTTGCAGAGACTGGAGGCTGGTGCCATGACAGGGCTGGACAGGCTGATCAACCTGGACTTGTCTGACAACAAACTGAAGCTGACGTCGTCAGTCTACCCGGCCCGGGTCTTCGCCTCGCTGGGGCAGCTGCAGCTTCTGCATCTGGAGTACAACGATGACGATCCGAACGGTGAATATCCTGACAACGTGTTCAGTGACCTCGTCTCTCTGACGTTGTTATCCATCGATACGTTTGGGGAGGTGCACTTTGGGCGGGACTTTGCAGCTCTGCGCTCTATCCATACCCTGGACTTGAGCAAAAACTGTCAAATCAATCGTATATTAAACACGTCCTTCGAGGGCTTTAAAAACTCGACACTCTCTTTCATCAACTTTCAGTTTTGCTCACTTCAAATTGAAGCGTGTGCATTCTGTGAACTTCCTGCGTTGGACAGATTGTGGTTCATGGGCTCGCACTTTCAGACTCCCAACCACATACTGGAATCTCTGTACGGCCTCCAGCACCAGACTGTGACTGAAATCAAATTGCATGGCAATGGCGATTACTTGCCGTTTTACCACGTCATCGACAGTCATTCGGCCAGATACCTACGGAACATATGTGTTATGAACTTCACAATGTCGAGCTGCAATATTCAGCGAGTAGCAGGAAACGCCTTGACAGTACAAAACACCCCTTTCTTCAGATGCGTGGAACACATAGATGTTTCGATGAATGCGATTATTGGAGATTCATCTACTTTGCTCAGAATGATGATGTCAGATGGTCCCTTACGATCTCTGGCACTGCAGGATCAGATTAGGTTTACCATCACAGGAGCTCAGTGTTTAGTCAGTCAAGATTTTCGATGCAAAGACTATTTCCGTAATGGTGGTTACGATGAGAACACATACACGATGGGGTTTCTAACTCCTATGAACATTTCATATCTAAACATGTCATCAATCTTCCCACACCTGAATCCCTTGCCGGTGAATTGGACTTTTCCCTCTGCTAAGCATTTGAAGACTTTGGACCTGTCCTATCTGGGATTTGCCAACTGTCGCATGACATTTTATGGTCTCGAAAATCTGGAAACACTCAGCTTGGATGGCAACTATTGTTACAACATGACGGAACAGATGTTTGATTTTCTGGACAGTCTGACAAAATTGAGTTTGTCAAACTTGGGATTAAACCCGCAGTTCTTGAAGTCACGCGGTTGGCGCTTGTTTCAAAACGTGGATCAGCTGCAGTTTTTGGACCTGTCCCGGAACGAACTCTTCTTCACAGATCCTGCCATGTTACGTGTACAGCGCCGTCTGAAAGAACTAGACTTCTCCTACAATCGACTCCAGAAAGTGCCTGTCAATCTGGATAATCATGGTGACCTGAGGATGCTTGACCTTTCCCACAACTCTCTGAGCACTCTGACGTCATCAGAACGATCAGCGTTGGACAGTCTGGCCGGCCGCCATGCATTCAGGTtgtatgtgtttctgtctctgagAACAATAATGGTTTA